A genomic window from Oceanobacillus timonensis includes:
- a CDS encoding dicarboxylate/amino acid:cation symporter produces the protein MSLSNKIFLALGVGVLFGGLLNWLAPAWVDPLDQYLLQPAGDIFLRAIQLIVVPLVFAALIMGITQLRGTGYIARYTTKLMSLYIVTSAVAIALGIVVALIIRPGNNAEAIATGEASSDEGYSFIEWLVGIFPSNPFEALATGNLLQVIVIAALVGSAINLLKEEQTRPFLNVVESMYEIVQKILQLVLKIAPYGVFALITSVVATQGFGIIGNLAVYMLGLIVAIILMVGIYVLILFFAGIKPKSFFQGFGSAFTLAFGTASSNAALPLALNGAKRIGLQSDLSGFAIPFGTALKRDGAGILQGFNAIFVAQLFGVDLTAGLVIAVFLSALLVSFSTAGVPGAGIIMMTTVLSAANLPLEGIAIVAGIDRVTEGFRTLLNVFGNTANASLLQQWENRQGSELQDE, from the coding sequence ATGTCTTTATCAAATAAAATCTTTCTTGCTTTGGGAGTGGGAGTGCTATTTGGAGGTTTGCTGAACTGGCTTGCTCCGGCCTGGGTAGATCCGCTCGATCAGTATTTATTGCAGCCTGCCGGTGACATATTTTTACGAGCAATTCAATTGATTGTTGTCCCCCTCGTTTTTGCAGCTTTGATTATGGGCATCACGCAGTTAAGAGGAACTGGATATATTGCTCGATATACAACGAAGTTAATGAGTCTCTACATCGTGACTTCTGCTGTTGCTATCGCTTTAGGCATTGTTGTCGCACTCATCATTCGACCTGGTAATAATGCAGAAGCAATTGCTACAGGCGAAGCATCAAGTGATGAAGGATACTCTTTCATTGAATGGCTTGTGGGTATTTTCCCTTCCAACCCATTTGAAGCATTAGCAACAGGAAACCTTTTACAGGTTATCGTCATTGCTGCCCTTGTAGGTTCAGCGATTAATCTGCTGAAAGAAGAACAAACACGTCCCTTTTTGAATGTTGTGGAGAGTATGTACGAGATTGTGCAGAAAATACTGCAGCTTGTATTAAAAATTGCTCCATATGGGGTTTTTGCCTTAATTACCTCCGTGGTAGCAACACAGGGGTTTGGTATTATCGGCAATCTGGCTGTCTATATGCTCGGTTTGATTGTAGCAATTATTCTTATGGTCGGTATATATGTTTTGATTTTATTTTTCGCTGGCATAAAACCAAAAAGCTTTTTCCAAGGATTCGGATCCGCTTTTACGCTAGCATTTGGTACAGCCAGTTCCAATGCAGCTTTGCCCCTTGCCTTAAATGGAGCCAAGAGAATCGGTTTGCAAAGTGATTTATCCGGATTTGCCATTCCATTCGGAACAGCTCTAAAAAGGGACGGTGCGGGTATTTTACAAGGATTTAATGCCATCTTTGTTGCACAATTATTTGGCGTCGATCTAACAGCAGGACTTGTAATCGCTGTTTTTTTGAGTGCTTTGCTTGTCTCATTTAGTACTGCAGGAGTACCGGGGGCTGGGATTATTATGATGACCACCGTGCTATCAGCAGCAAATCTTCCTTTAGAAGGAATTGCAATTGTTGCGGGGATTGACCGGGTAACAGAAGGATTCCGCACCCTTTTGAATGTTTTTGGAAATACTGCGAATGCTAGTCTGTTGCAGCAGTGGGAAAATCGTCAGGGCAGTGAATTGCAGGATGAGTGA
- a CDS encoding SDR family oxidoreductase: MNILVVGANGQIGKHLVKLIQENGDQARAFIRKQEQADYFKDLGAEVAVTNLEDEVDTIAKAAEGVDAVVFTAGSGSETGKDKTLMIDLDGAVKTIQAAEKANVKRFVMISSFDTSREAIQSAPESFAPYVVAKHYADEWLINSDLDYTIIHPGLLTNEPGTNQVNLGANVERGEVPREDIAKVIYTSLKNDATIGKRFRAVGGQTSVEEAVQSVK, translated from the coding sequence TTGAATATCTTAGTAGTTGGAGCAAATGGACAGATAGGTAAACATCTAGTCAAGTTGATTCAAGAAAACGGAGATCAGGCACGTGCGTTTATTCGTAAGCAAGAACAGGCCGATTACTTTAAAGATTTAGGTGCTGAAGTTGCCGTTACGAACTTAGAAGATGAAGTCGATACGATTGCCAAAGCAGCAGAGGGCGTTGATGCGGTTGTATTCACAGCTGGATCTGGTTCTGAAACTGGAAAGGATAAAACCCTGATGATTGACTTGGACGGCGCAGTGAAAACCATTCAAGCAGCAGAAAAAGCAAATGTGAAACGTTTTGTTATGATTAGTTCATTCGATACGAGCCGGGAAGCGATTCAATCTGCTCCCGAATCGTTTGCACCATACGTCGTAGCAAAACATTATGCAGATGAATGGCTGATAAATAGCGATTTAGATTATACGATTATTCATCCGGGGTTATTAACAAATGAACCTGGTACCAATCAAGTAAATCTTGGAGCTAATGTGGAGCGGGGAGAAGTACCTCGGGAAGATATTGCAAAAGTGATTTATACGAGCTTGAAAAATGATGCAACTATCGGCAAAAGATTCCGTGCAGTGGGTGGACAAACTTCTGTAGAAGAAGCCGTACAGTCGGTAAAATAA